One part of the Candidatus Zymogenus saltonus genome encodes these proteins:
- a CDS encoding thiamine biosynthesis protein, with product MDLKAVRAVSLISGGLDGLLATRLVMDMGIDVLALNFVTPFFGMGPGLGYDEYAGEFKARMLDLYGIKAEVIDISEKYIEIVGNPPHGYGKDFNPCLDCKIMMVSEAKRYIDDTAEGGEARLIVTGEVLGQRPMSQRRDTLRIIERESDCRGILLRPLSARLLEPTVLEEEGYVDRGSLLGLSGRGRKPQIALAGSLGIEQFEAPAGGCCLTDPIISKRIRRLYGVKGTPAPEYISMMRAGRPFHLGGGVILTLGRDDGENRIIEKMGGSGSIFVRLVDVPGPLGLMRGDYNNDHISLAISILARYSKARNEGSVRGGVGGAVDKIEGEIRARPIDDEDIETLRF from the coding sequence GTGGATCTGAAAGCCGTCAGGGCGGTCTCCCTCATATCGGGGGGGCTTGACGGCCTGCTCGCGACGCGCCTCGTCATGGATATGGGGATCGATGTCTTGGCGCTCAACTTCGTGACACCCTTCTTCGGGATGGGGCCGGGTCTGGGATATGACGAGTACGCCGGGGAATTCAAGGCGAGGATGCTCGATCTCTACGGCATAAAAGCTGAGGTTATCGACATCTCCGAAAAATACATCGAGATTGTGGGAAATCCCCCCCACGGCTACGGCAAGGATTTCAATCCATGCCTCGACTGCAAGATAATGATGGTGTCGGAGGCGAAGAGGTACATCGATGATACGGCCGAAGGCGGGGAGGCAAGGCTCATAGTCACAGGGGAGGTCCTGGGCCAGCGCCCCATGTCCCAGAGGAGGGACACGTTGAGGATAATCGAGCGGGAGTCGGACTGCCGGGGGATTTTGCTTCGCCCCCTCTCTGCAAGACTCCTCGAGCCGACCGTTCTGGAGGAGGAGGGGTACGTTGATCGAGGGTCGCTCTTAGGACTTTCCGGCAGGGGAAGGAAACCCCAAATCGCTCTTGCCGGGAGCCTCGGAATAGAACAATTCGAGGCGCCGGCAGGGGGGTGCTGTCTCACCGACCCGATCATCTCGAAAAGGATAAGGAGGCTCTACGGGGTAAAGGGGACTCCTGCCCCGGAATATATTTCAATGATGAGGGCGGGAAGGCCCTTTCACCTCGGCGGGGGCGTGATCCTGACCTTGGGGAGGGACGACGGGGAGAACAGGATTATCGAGAAGATGGGGGGCAGCGGATCGATCTTCGTAAGGCTCGTGGATGTCCCCGGCCCCCTGGGCCTTATGAGGGGGGATTATAACAACGATCATATCTCCCTTGCAATATCGATCCTGGCGAGGTATAGTAAGGCTCGAAACGAGGGAAGCGTCAGGGGGGGGGTCGGCGGCGCCGTGGATAAGATCGAAGGAGAAATTAGGGCAAGGCCGATCGATGACGAAGATATTGAGACTCTGAGGTTTTAA